The following proteins come from a genomic window of Geomonas sp. RF6:
- a CDS encoding IS4 family transposase — MRPFSRQKPQNPYEFNRLLDPVKRSCTPVSPLTSRGYRPLQLSFDDQLKALVYYHLQEFSSGRELIQALEQDNFAKECVAPPKGVKKSAFFEAINTRGLEQLTEIFGALAKEARKVIPAQHAELGNLVGIDGSVIDALMSMDWAQYSSTHNKAKAHVGLDLNRGVPTSVVVTDANQVERQYVDRILQPGETAVLDRGYQCNADFDQWQEDGKLFICRIQQRARKKVVRQNPLPHSDIVFYDAIVILGKKGLTEGQKELRVVGYRVDRKEYWVATNRYDLTAEQVAEAYKLRWNIETFFGWWKRYLNVYHLIARSQYGMMVQVLSGLITYLLLAIYCQEQHNERVSINRVRELRNKIASEAAGMAAEASRLRKNEAKKNRKKQKRRKAKT; from the coding sequence ATGCGTCCCTTCAGCAGACAAAAGCCTCAGAATCCTTATGAATTTAATAGACTTCTCGACCCAGTAAAGAGATCATGCACCCCTGTTTCTCCACTTACATCGAGAGGTTACCGACCGTTGCAACTGTCATTCGACGATCAGCTAAAGGCCCTTGTCTACTACCATCTCCAGGAATTCTCTTCTGGAAGAGAACTGATCCAGGCCCTGGAACAGGACAATTTCGCCAAGGAATGTGTTGCGCCACCTAAAGGCGTTAAAAAATCCGCGTTTTTTGAGGCTATCAACACACGTGGACTCGAACAACTCACTGAAATCTTTGGAGCACTGGCGAAAGAGGCTCGCAAAGTCATTCCCGCCCAACACGCAGAACTTGGCAACCTTGTTGGCATCGATGGATCTGTCATCGACGCTTTGATGTCGATGGATTGGGCGCAGTACTCAAGCACTCACAATAAAGCCAAAGCCCACGTAGGCCTTGATCTGAACCGTGGTGTGCCGACGAGTGTGGTCGTGACTGACGCTAACCAGGTGGAGCGGCAGTATGTAGACCGTATCCTCCAGCCTGGCGAGACTGCTGTCCTTGATCGAGGGTACCAATGCAACGCCGACTTCGATCAGTGGCAAGAAGACGGCAAACTCTTTATTTGCCGCATCCAGCAGAGAGCCAGAAAGAAGGTCGTCCGTCAAAATCCTCTTCCGCACAGTGACATCGTCTTTTATGACGCCATCGTTATTCTGGGCAAGAAGGGGCTCACTGAAGGGCAGAAAGAGCTCCGAGTAGTTGGCTATCGCGTTGACCGAAAGGAATACTGGGTTGCGACAAACCGCTATGACCTTACCGCTGAACAGGTGGCCGAAGCATACAAACTACGTTGGAACATAGAGACCTTCTTTGGCTGGTGGAAACGATACCTCAACGTCTACCACTTAATCGCCAGAAGCCAGTATGGCATGATGGTGCAGGTCCTCAGTGGACTTATCACTTACCTTCTCCTGGCCATTTACTGCCAAGAACAGCATAACGAGCGGGTGAGCATCAATCGTGTCAGAGAGCTAAGAAACAAAATCGCTAGTGAAGCTGCTGGAATGGCAGCTGAAGCCTCTAGACTGCGAAAAAATGAGGCCAAAAAAAACCGAAAAAAGCAGAAACGACGCAAAGCAAAAACCTAA